One Mycolicibacterium crocinum DNA window includes the following coding sequences:
- a CDS encoding gamma-aminobutyraldehyde dehydrogenase: protein MTALASDKTRIVPGSWIDGAPLTTGGSLHQVINPADGSVVAELALAEPADVDTAVAAARAAFVGWSRATPVERATVLAKLAELVDAHAQEIVAEEVSQTGKPVRLATEFDVPGSIDNIAFFAGAARHLEGKATAEYSGDHTSSIRREAVGVVATITPWNYPLQMAVWKVIPALAAGCSVVIKPAELTPLTTLTLARLATEAGLPDGVLNVITGAGADVGSALAGHPDVDVVTFTGSTAVGRRVMAAAAVHGHRTQLELGGKAPFVVFDDADLDAAIHGAVAGSLINTGQDCTAATRAIVARDLYDDFVAGVAELMGKLVVGDPQDPDTDLGPLISAAHRDKVAAMVARAPREGGRIVTGGDIPDLPGSFYLPTLIADVAETSEVYRDEIFGPVLTVRTHDGDDDALRQANDTDYGLAASAWTRDVYRAQRASREINSGCVWINDHIPIISEMPHGGVGASGFGKDMSDYSFEEYLTIKHVMSDITGVAEKDWHRTIFQLR from the coding sequence GTGACCGCACTCGCCTCTGACAAGACCCGAATTGTGCCCGGTAGCTGGATCGATGGCGCTCCGCTGACGACCGGCGGCAGTCTTCACCAGGTCATCAACCCGGCCGACGGTAGCGTCGTCGCGGAGTTGGCGCTCGCCGAGCCCGCCGACGTCGACACCGCGGTGGCCGCCGCCCGCGCAGCATTCGTCGGCTGGTCGCGTGCCACTCCGGTCGAACGGGCCACCGTGCTCGCCAAGCTCGCCGAGCTCGTCGACGCCCACGCGCAGGAGATCGTCGCCGAAGAAGTCAGCCAGACCGGCAAGCCGGTACGCCTGGCCACCGAGTTCGACGTCCCCGGCAGCATCGACAACATCGCGTTCTTCGCCGGTGCCGCCCGCCACCTCGAGGGCAAGGCCACCGCCGAGTACAGCGGTGACCACACATCGTCGATCCGGCGCGAGGCCGTCGGCGTGGTCGCGACGATCACGCCGTGGAACTACCCGCTGCAGATGGCGGTGTGGAAGGTGATCCCGGCACTGGCCGCGGGCTGTTCGGTGGTGATCAAGCCCGCCGAACTGACCCCGCTGACCACGCTGACGCTGGCCCGGCTGGCCACCGAGGCCGGCCTGCCCGACGGCGTGCTCAACGTCATCACCGGGGCCGGCGCCGATGTCGGCTCCGCGTTGGCCGGCCACCCGGATGTCGACGTCGTGACCTTCACCGGGTCGACGGCCGTCGGCCGCCGGGTGATGGCCGCGGCCGCAGTCCACGGGCACCGCACCCAGCTGGAGCTCGGCGGCAAGGCACCATTCGTGGTGTTCGATGACGCCGATCTGGACGCCGCGATCCACGGCGCCGTCGCCGGATCGCTGATCAACACCGGGCAGGACTGCACGGCTGCCACCCGGGCGATCGTCGCTCGCGACCTCTACGACGACTTCGTTGCCGGGGTGGCCGAGCTGATGGGCAAGCTCGTCGTCGGCGACCCGCAGGATCCCGACACCGACCTCGGCCCGCTGATCTCGGCGGCCCACCGCGACAAGGTCGCGGCGATGGTGGCTAGGGCGCCCCGCGAGGGCGGTCGCATCGTCACCGGCGGCGACATCCCGGATCTCCCCGGGTCGTTCTATCTACCCACCTTGATCGCCGACGTCGCCGAGACCTCCGAGGTGTACCGCGACGAGATCTTCGGCCCGGTGTTGACCGTGCGCACCCACGACGGCGACGACGACGCGCTGCGCCAGGCCAACGACACGGACTACGGGCTGGCCGCGTCGGCGTGGACCCGCGACGTCTACCGCGCTCAACGGGCGTCCCGGGAGATCAACTCCGGTTGTGTGTGGATCAACGACCACATCCCGATCATCAGCGAGATGCCACACGGCGGCGTCGGGGCGTCCGGCTTCGGCAAGGATATGAGCGACTACTCGTTCGAGGAGTACCTCACCATCAAGCATGTGATGAGCGATATCACCGGTGTGGCCGAAAAAGACTGGCACCGAACCATTTTCCAGCTGCGCTAA
- a CDS encoding gamma-glutamyltransferase family protein, whose translation MSRPAVVGALATPHALATESGVRVLRDGGTAVDAAIAAAAVLTVVYPHNVALGGDLFALIRTPDGSVNCVNASGWSGAAVDAAGLRAVHGDAMPVRGAAAVTVPGGVRGWEALRRFGSRISWSATLRDAEVLARDGVPVPRSLAHHLDDAENDDLIGTADFDRVFRPESGPLSFGETFRQPALADTFAALRAAGPDAFYTGELAVRTVDYLRSHGSSLAAGDFADFQPEVRTPLRVEFGGLTVLTSPPNSQGFALLDALAAVRDNPIGDPTGVGLGQLLQAFQRGNEIRDTILADPRFGTDEASAPPATPPGRTTGDTVGIAAADGDGYAVSLIQSVYYAFGSGLIDPATGVLFHNRGCGFSLDVTSPNVIAPRKRPAHTLMPVLTVRDGHVAHVLSTMGGQGQPQILGQILLHALSGASAIDAVAAPRAIIGNQIGGGADSVTVEADVSAAALDSIRRAGYTPTVVPAHSESMGQSNVVFIDDRGGMTAAADPRADGAAVVAHYPRPA comes from the coding sequence GTGAGCCGTCCCGCGGTCGTCGGTGCCCTGGCCACTCCGCACGCCCTCGCGACCGAATCGGGCGTCCGGGTGTTGCGCGATGGTGGCACCGCCGTCGACGCCGCGATTGCGGCCGCCGCGGTGCTGACCGTCGTGTATCCGCACAACGTCGCCCTCGGTGGCGACCTCTTCGCGTTGATCCGCACGCCAGACGGGTCAGTGAACTGTGTGAACGCCTCAGGATGGTCCGGTGCCGCGGTCGATGCCGCCGGGCTTCGGGCGGTTCATGGTGACGCGATGCCGGTGCGGGGCGCCGCGGCGGTCACCGTTCCCGGCGGCGTCCGTGGGTGGGAAGCATTGCGGCGCTTCGGATCCCGCATATCGTGGAGCGCGACGCTGCGGGATGCCGAAGTGCTGGCCCGTGACGGTGTGCCGGTGCCGCGGTCGCTGGCTCATCACCTCGACGACGCCGAGAACGACGACCTGATCGGCACCGCGGACTTTGATCGGGTGTTCCGGCCGGAGTCCGGTCCCTTGAGTTTCGGCGAGACATTCCGCCAGCCGGCGCTGGCCGACACGTTCGCCGCACTTCGAGCCGCGGGGCCGGACGCGTTCTACACCGGCGAGCTGGCAGTGCGGACAGTGGACTATCTGCGGTCTCACGGATCATCGCTGGCCGCAGGCGATTTCGCGGATTTTCAGCCTGAGGTGCGGACGCCGCTGCGCGTTGAATTCGGCGGTCTCACGGTACTGACCAGCCCACCGAACAGCCAGGGTTTCGCGCTGCTGGACGCGCTCGCCGCGGTCCGTGACAACCCGATCGGCGATCCAACCGGCGTTGGCCTGGGACAGCTGCTGCAAGCATTCCAGCGCGGCAACGAGATTCGCGACACCATTCTCGCCGACCCGCGGTTCGGGACCGACGAGGCCAGTGCGCCGCCGGCCACTCCACCGGGGCGAACAACTGGCGACACCGTGGGCATCGCCGCGGCGGACGGTGACGGGTACGCGGTGTCGCTGATTCAGAGCGTGTACTACGCCTTCGGCTCTGGACTCATCGACCCCGCGACCGGTGTGCTGTTCCACAACCGCGGCTGCGGGTTCTCCTTGGACGTCACGTCGCCCAACGTGATCGCGCCGCGCAAACGACCCGCGCACACCTTGATGCCGGTGCTGACGGTGCGGGACGGGCACGTGGCCCACGTGCTGTCGACGATGGGCGGTCAGGGTCAGCCGCAGATCCTGGGCCAGATCCTCCTGCATGCTCTCAGCGGTGCCAGCGCGATCGACGCGGTCGCCGCTCCTCGCGCCATCATCGGCAACCAGATCGGCGGCGGCGCCGACTCCGTCACGGTCGAGGCGGATGTGTCCGCGGCCGCGCTCGACTCAATCCGCCGCGCCGGCTACACCCCGACCGTGGTCCCGGCTCACAGCGAATCGATGGGCCAGTCCAATGTCGTGTTCATCGACGATCGCGGTGGCATGACCGCGGCCGCGGATCCCCGCGCGGACGGCGCGGCGGTGGTCGCCCACTACCCGCGCCCCGCCTAG
- a CDS encoding APC family permease, which produces MSKGELTLEPGGPAPSTSVESKGLKGGALGLVSSIVVGMASTAPAYSLAATLGLIVASGGALLAGVKAPAIVLIAFIPMYMIAVAYQELNKAEPDCGTTFTWASRAFGPLIGWLGGWGIIAADVIVMANLAQIAGAYSFTFVGDLGWHSAAELANSTVWSTVAGVVWIIVMTYICYRGIEVSARLQYALLGIEIVVLVVFSVVALIKVYTHHAESYSLMPSLSWFWPGGLDFGTVIAPAILTAIFIYWGWDTAVACNEESDDPGTTPGRAAVISTFLLLATHALVSVAAIAFAGTGTEGIGLGNAENASDAFAAIGPDLFGDSVLGHIGLLLLSASILTSASASTQTTILPTARTTLSMGVYKALPESFAKIHRTYLTPTTSTVMMGVVSIVFYVLFTLVSPNLLSALIGSVGLMIAFYYGLTGFACVWFYRKHLTRNVRDFMMRGVIPLLGGLTLLVVFVYGLMQYAKPDWLTDDDGNNVTIFGFGAVAVVGIGALVLGVILMAVWWLIRPDFFHGRTLSRRSSADLVLEPATAVEAHFGLPDSGDMPTVIARDLSNLPPGETALNPETGEEFTRGPQA; this is translated from the coding sequence ATGAGTAAAGGCGAGCTCACGCTCGAGCCCGGCGGTCCCGCCCCATCCACGTCCGTCGAGAGCAAAGGGCTCAAGGGCGGTGCGCTGGGCCTGGTGTCCAGCATCGTCGTCGGCATGGCCTCGACCGCCCCGGCCTACTCGCTGGCGGCCACCCTGGGGCTGATCGTCGCCAGTGGCGGCGCACTGCTGGCAGGCGTCAAGGCTCCGGCGATCGTGCTCATCGCGTTCATCCCGATGTACATGATCGCGGTGGCCTATCAGGAGCTGAACAAAGCCGAGCCGGACTGCGGGACGACGTTCACCTGGGCGTCCCGCGCGTTCGGACCGCTGATCGGGTGGCTCGGCGGCTGGGGCATCATCGCCGCCGACGTCATCGTGATGGCCAACCTCGCCCAGATCGCCGGCGCGTACTCCTTCACCTTCGTCGGTGATCTCGGCTGGCATTCGGCGGCCGAGCTGGCCAACAGCACCGTGTGGTCGACGGTGGCCGGGGTCGTCTGGATCATCGTGATGACCTACATCTGCTACCGCGGCATCGAGGTATCGGCGCGACTGCAGTACGCCCTGTTGGGCATCGAAATCGTTGTGCTCGTGGTGTTCTCGGTTGTGGCGCTGATCAAGGTCTACACCCATCACGCCGAGAGCTATTCACTGATGCCGTCGCTGTCCTGGTTCTGGCCGGGCGGATTGGACTTCGGCACCGTCATCGCCCCCGCCATCCTGACGGCCATCTTCATCTACTGGGGCTGGGATACCGCAGTGGCCTGCAACGAGGAGTCCGATGACCCCGGCACCACCCCCGGGCGCGCCGCCGTGATCTCGACCTTCCTGCTGCTGGCCACCCACGCGCTGGTGAGCGTCGCGGCAATCGCGTTCGCAGGCACCGGAACCGAGGGCATCGGGTTGGGCAACGCGGAGAACGCCTCCGATGCGTTCGCGGCCATCGGACCGGATTTGTTCGGTGACAGCGTGCTGGGCCACATCGGCCTGCTGTTGCTGTCCGCGTCGATCCTGACCTCGGCCTCGGCGTCGACCCAGACGACGATCCTGCCCACCGCGCGCACCACCCTCTCGATGGGCGTCTACAAGGCGCTGCCGGAATCGTTCGCCAAGATCCACCGCACCTATCTGACCCCCACCACCTCGACAGTGATGATGGGCGTGGTGTCGATCGTCTTCTATGTGCTGTTCACCTTGGTCAGCCCGAATCTGCTGTCGGCACTGATCGGTTCGGTCGGCCTGATGATCGCGTTCTACTACGGCCTGACCGGTTTCGCGTGCGTCTGGTTCTACCGCAAGCACCTCACCCGCAATGTCCGCGACTTCATGATGCGTGGAGTCATTCCGTTGCTCGGTGGCTTGACCCTGCTGGTGGTCTTCGTCTACGGCCTGATGCAGTACGCCAAGCCGGACTGGCTGACCGACGATGACGGGAACAACGTCACGATCTTCGGCTTCGGGGCGGTGGCGGTCGTCGGCATCGGGGCCTTGGTGCTCGGCGTCATCCTGATGGCGGTGTGGTGGCTGATCCGGCCGGACTTCTTCCACGGCAGAACGTTGTCGCGACGCTCGAGCGCCGATCTGGTACTCGAGCCGGCCACCGCCGTCGAGGCCCACTTCGGTCTGCCGGACTCGGGCGATATGCCGACGGTGATCGCGCGCGACCTGTCGAACCTGCCGCCCGGCGAGACGGCTCTCAACCCCGAGACGGGTGAGGAGTTCACCAGGGGTCCGCAGGCCTAG
- a CDS encoding carboxymuconolactone decarboxylase family protein, translated as MTGKTRLEPLTPDRAPLLTRLMYRWAKRRFGEVPEPFAIYAHHRRLMVANAVHEGLLQNASKSLPADVRELAVFWTARTVGCSWCVDFGQMLMRLEGLNLERLEHIDDYATSPLYTDDERAAIAYADAMTKDPHTITDQQVDDLRRRFGADGVIELTYQIGVENMRARMNSALGITEQGFSSGDACRVPWAN; from the coding sequence ATGACCGGAAAAACACGACTGGAACCACTCACCCCCGACCGGGCCCCGCTGCTGACCCGGCTGATGTACCGCTGGGCCAAGCGACGCTTCGGCGAGGTGCCCGAGCCATTCGCCATCTACGCCCATCACAGGCGCCTGATGGTGGCCAACGCCGTCCACGAGGGTCTGCTGCAGAACGCCTCGAAGTCCCTGCCCGCCGACGTCCGCGAACTCGCGGTGTTCTGGACGGCCCGCACCGTCGGTTGCTCGTGGTGTGTGGACTTCGGGCAGATGCTGATGCGACTCGAGGGGCTCAACCTCGAGCGCCTGGAGCACATCGACGACTATGCGACCTCGCCGCTCTACACCGACGACGAGCGGGCCGCGATCGCCTACGCCGACGCGATGACGAAGGATCCGCATACGATCACCGACCAGCAGGTCGACGATCTGCGTCGGCGCTTCGGCGCCGACGGGGTGATCGAGCTGACGTATCAGATCGGCGTCGAGAACATGCGGGCCCGGATGAACTCGGCGCTGGGCATCACCGAGCAGGGCTTCAGCTCGGGCGACGCCTGCCGCGTCCCCTGGGCCAACTAG
- a CDS encoding acyl-CoA dehydrogenase family protein, whose translation MDFDLDAEQRAWLAEVRDFLRENVTDALRAEIAEHNLEHPGGEVATFRRKLGAKGWFGLNWPAEYGGLGLGPVHLHLLMTEFEYWGAPGPDLTVTSIAPMIMRHGTEQNKREFLPLIARGEMTCALGYSEPDAGTDLASLRTRAVRDGDEWVINGSKIWNSGAQRSTHEWLCVRTDPQAQRHRGISVIVVPVDSPGVRIRPLIAWSGYRTNEVFFDDVRVPVTNLIGEENRGWSYITGALDLERGALTNAGDLRRALDELQVLARMPRRDGTVPIDNPGFRRRLAQAEADVEVAGLMGYEASSLLAGGVIPTVEVSIEKVFSSELRQRIADLGIDLLGAEGLLAHRNSEAPAGGRFEKLYRFAPLMRFGGGTNEVLRDVIAQRGNGMPSYGR comes from the coding sequence GTGGATTTCGACCTCGACGCCGAACAGCGCGCGTGGTTGGCCGAGGTACGGGATTTCCTGCGGGAGAACGTCACTGACGCCCTGCGCGCCGAGATCGCCGAACACAATCTCGAGCACCCCGGCGGCGAGGTCGCGACGTTCCGTCGCAAGCTCGGCGCCAAGGGCTGGTTCGGCCTGAACTGGCCGGCTGAGTACGGCGGGCTCGGGCTGGGGCCGGTGCACCTGCATCTGCTGATGACCGAGTTCGAGTACTGGGGTGCGCCGGGCCCGGATCTGACCGTCACCTCGATCGCGCCGATGATCATGCGGCACGGCACCGAGCAGAACAAGCGCGAGTTCCTTCCGCTCATCGCGCGTGGCGAGATGACCTGCGCGCTGGGTTATTCCGAGCCCGACGCCGGTACCGACCTGGCGTCGCTGCGGACGCGGGCGGTGCGCGACGGCGACGAATGGGTGATCAACGGGTCCAAGATCTGGAACAGCGGGGCGCAGCGTTCCACCCACGAATGGCTCTGTGTGCGCACCGATCCGCAGGCGCAGCGGCATCGCGGGATCTCGGTGATCGTCGTCCCGGTCGACAGCCCCGGTGTCCGCATCCGCCCCCTGATCGCCTGGTCGGGTTACCGGACCAATGAGGTGTTCTTTGACGACGTGCGGGTGCCCGTCACGAACCTGATCGGCGAGGAGAACCGCGGCTGGTCCTACATCACCGGCGCCCTCGATCTGGAGCGCGGCGCGCTCACCAATGCCGGAGACCTGCGCCGCGCGCTCGATGAGTTGCAGGTGCTTGCGCGGATGCCGCGACGCGACGGCACCGTCCCGATCGACAACCCGGGTTTCCGCCGCCGGCTGGCGCAGGCGGAGGCCGACGTCGAGGTCGCCGGGCTGATGGGCTACGAGGCGTCCTCGCTGTTGGCCGGCGGGGTGATCCCGACCGTCGAGGTCAGCATCGAGAAGGTCTTCAGCAGCGAACTCCGGCAGCGGATCGCCGACCTGGGTATCGACTTGCTGGGCGCGGAAGGACTACTGGCGCATCGCAATTCGGAAGCGCCCGCTGGCGGACGGTTCGAGAAACTCTATCGGTTCGCCCCGCTGATGCGCTTCGGCGGCGGCACCAACGAGGTGCTCCGAGACGTCATCGCTCAACGCGGCAACGGCATGCCCTCATACGGACGGTGA
- a CDS encoding acyl-CoA dehydrogenase family protein, whose protein sequence is MKLVASQDERDLAASLRGLLGAGRSDLWGDLAAAGVMGLGLPEIYGGSGGSLSDLGIFAREAGRALCPMRVHSTAIAAHALRIVGGEKSCVTWLPDLTAGRIAGTTALWNPNDASDVTATMRADQDRDGTWRLTGTADFVNDADSADIVVVSGFDRSGNTVGFVVRLRNDGVTLRPLTLMGGHHASVLRFDDVPVDDVLNDGAPLGRDDLRRTANAAVALTALDLVGVGEAVLERTVRYTTMRQQFGRPIASFQAAQHIVADMHIALAAARLAAQSAVSAIDRGRNAVRETAVARIQSATAAKWATLDAHQLHGGMGYVVETDLYLWSERARVLSTLGGGADIAAAWLDEDDVSRAAVADRLRRKDGQ, encoded by the coding sequence ATGAAACTCGTTGCATCCCAAGACGAACGCGATCTGGCAGCCAGCTTGCGCGGATTGCTGGGTGCCGGGCGCTCCGATCTGTGGGGTGACCTGGCGGCGGCCGGGGTGATGGGTTTGGGTCTGCCCGAGATCTATGGTGGTTCCGGCGGATCGCTGTCGGATCTCGGGATCTTCGCCCGCGAGGCCGGCCGGGCGCTGTGTCCGATGCGGGTGCACAGCACCGCGATCGCCGCACACGCCCTGAGGATCGTCGGCGGCGAGAAGTCCTGCGTCACCTGGCTGCCCGACCTGACCGCCGGACGCATTGCCGGCACCACCGCGCTGTGGAATCCCAATGACGCATCCGACGTCACCGCCACCATGCGGGCCGACCAGGATCGCGACGGCACCTGGCGGCTCACCGGCACAGCCGATTTCGTCAACGATGCCGACAGCGCCGACATCGTCGTCGTCTCCGGATTCGACCGGTCCGGGAACACCGTGGGATTCGTCGTCCGGTTACGCAACGATGGCGTGACGCTGCGGCCGCTGACACTGATGGGCGGCCACCACGCGTCGGTGCTGCGCTTCGACGATGTGCCGGTCGACGACGTCCTCAACGACGGCGCGCCGCTCGGCCGCGACGACCTGCGGCGCACCGCCAACGCCGCGGTGGCGCTGACGGCGCTCGACCTGGTCGGCGTGGGGGAGGCGGTGCTCGAGCGCACCGTGCGCTACACCACCATGCGTCAGCAGTTCGGCAGACCGATCGCGTCGTTCCAGGCCGCCCAGCACATCGTGGCCGATATGCACATCGCGCTGGCGGCGGCCCGGCTGGCCGCGCAGTCCGCCGTGTCCGCCATCGACCGCGGCCGCAACGCCGTTCGGGAAACCGCAGTCGCGCGAATCCAATCCGCCACAGCGGCCAAGTGGGCCACCCTCGACGCCCATCAGCTGCACGGCGGCATGGGGTACGTCGTGGAGACCGACCTGTACCTGTGGTCCGAACGTGCCCGGGTGCTCTCGACGCTGGGTGGGGGAGCCGACATCGCCGCGGCGTGGCTCGACGAGGACGACGTCAGCCGGGCGGCGGTGGCTGACCGGTTGCGGCGCAAGGACGGCCAGTGA
- a CDS encoding MaoC family dehydratase encodes MTDSLIDAETAARVGTVAATASGEVIRRDWQRWAAAVGDDNPLWFDPDYARANGYRDVICPPLYLQYAILGVSPLSALRPDGSSGAVSGGLAFPKAPRRMAGGESTTFHLPAYHRDEIEMVRTISSVVEKDGRSGRFVLVTWHTVYRNQRGELVAEASTSMIARP; translated from the coding sequence GTGACAGACAGCCTGATCGATGCGGAGACAGCCGCGCGGGTCGGCACCGTCGCGGCCACCGCCTCCGGTGAGGTGATCCGGCGCGACTGGCAACGCTGGGCCGCCGCGGTCGGCGACGACAACCCGCTGTGGTTCGACCCGGACTACGCCCGCGCCAACGGTTATCGCGACGTCATCTGCCCGCCGCTGTATCTGCAGTACGCAATTCTCGGGGTCAGCCCACTGTCCGCGTTGCGCCCGGACGGATCCTCGGGCGCGGTATCGGGCGGCCTCGCCTTCCCGAAGGCGCCGCGGCGGATGGCCGGTGGCGAGAGCACCACCTTCCACCTGCCTGCGTATCACCGCGACGAGATCGAGATGGTGCGCACCATCTCCTCGGTGGTGGAAAAGGATGGCCGCTCAGGACGATTCGTTCTGGTCACCTGGCATACCGTGTACCGCAACCAGCGCGGGGAGCTGGTTGCCGAGGCCTCCACCTCGATGATTGCCCGCCCATGA
- a CDS encoding MaoC family dehydratase has translation MSQVFYDDIEPGDQIPELTVTVDETQMFFFSAATYNGHRIHYDKEWARDTEGYDDVLVQGPLQAALLARAITDWIGGRGRLVNYSVQNRGVAFPGQPLTFGGTVTGKRIEDDRALVDLEIAGRRDADILMPGTATVELPRRLGDS, from the coding sequence ATGAGCCAGGTTTTCTACGACGATATCGAGCCGGGCGACCAGATCCCGGAGCTGACCGTCACCGTCGACGAGACGCAGATGTTCTTCTTCAGCGCGGCCACCTACAACGGTCACCGCATTCACTACGACAAAGAGTGGGCCCGCGACACAGAGGGTTACGACGACGTCCTGGTGCAGGGACCGCTGCAGGCCGCTCTGCTGGCCCGCGCGATCACCGACTGGATCGGCGGCCGCGGCAGGCTGGTGAATTACTCGGTGCAGAACCGCGGGGTCGCATTTCCGGGTCAGCCGCTGACGTTCGGCGGCACGGTCACCGGCAAGCGGATCGAGGACGACCGCGCACTGGTGGACCTGGAGATCGCCGGCCGCCGTGACGCCGACATCCTGATGCCGGGCACGGCGACCGTGGAACTGCCCCGCCGCCTTGGAGATTCCTGA
- a CDS encoding thiolase family protein, whose amino-acid sequence MMRLAGEAAIVGIAELPAERKPTRPELFTLDQYAALTKMVLDDAGLDASVVNGLISHGLAESDMFVPATLSEYLGLPIDFGERVDLGGATSAAMVWRAAVAVELGLCDAVLAVLPGSRALPRSARREPVAPSWYGASSNNYGSPQAEYEIPYGNVGQNAPFAQIAQRYGAQYGYDPTALAKIAVDQRTNACAHPGAVFHGKPLTEADVLDSPMIADPIHMLETVMPVHGGTGVLVANADLARKSRHRPVWIKGFGEHIAFKTTTYAQDPMITPIARSAERAFAMAALRPSDVDVASIYDCYTITVLMTLEDAGFCPKGQGMAWIKDRDLTFRGDFPLNTAGGQLSYGQAGMSGGMHHVVDAARQLMGRSAAAQVADANIAFVAGTGGIMSEQVALVLGGD is encoded by the coding sequence CTGATGCGGCTGGCCGGCGAGGCGGCGATCGTCGGGATCGCTGAACTGCCCGCCGAACGCAAGCCCACCCGACCGGAACTATTCACCCTCGACCAGTACGCCGCGCTGACCAAGATGGTGCTCGACGACGCCGGCCTCGACGCGAGTGTGGTCAACGGGCTGATTTCCCACGGGCTGGCCGAATCGGACATGTTCGTCCCGGCCACCTTGAGTGAATACCTCGGTCTGCCCATCGATTTCGGCGAGCGGGTGGACCTGGGCGGCGCGACGTCGGCCGCCATGGTGTGGCGTGCGGCGGTCGCGGTCGAACTCGGATTGTGTGATGCGGTGCTGGCCGTGCTGCCCGGTTCGCGGGCCCTGCCGCGGTCAGCGCGACGCGAACCGGTGGCGCCGAGTTGGTATGGGGCGTCGAGCAACAACTACGGGTCACCGCAGGCCGAGTACGAGATCCCGTACGGCAACGTCGGGCAGAACGCGCCGTTCGCCCAGATCGCGCAACGCTACGGCGCACAGTACGGCTACGACCCGACGGCGCTGGCCAAGATCGCCGTGGATCAGCGCACCAACGCCTGCGCACATCCGGGGGCGGTGTTCCACGGCAAGCCCCTTACCGAGGCCGACGTCCTCGACAGCCCGATGATCGCCGATCCGATCCATATGCTGGAGACGGTCATGCCCGTGCACGGCGGGACCGGGGTATTGGTCGCCAATGCCGACCTGGCCCGCAAGAGCCGGCATCGGCCGGTGTGGATCAAGGGATTCGGCGAGCACATCGCCTTCAAGACCACGACGTACGCGCAGGACCCGATGATCACCCCGATCGCGCGGTCCGCCGAGCGCGCCTTCGCGATGGCGGCGCTGCGCCCGTCCGACGTGGACGTCGCCTCGATCTACGACTGCTACACGATCACCGTGCTGATGACCCTGGAGGACGCCGGCTTCTGCCCGAAGGGTCAGGGCATGGCCTGGATCAAAGATCGCGACCTGACCTTCCGCGGCGACTTCCCGCTCAACACCGCGGGCGGCCAGTTGTCCTACGGGCAGGCCGGGATGTCGGGCGGGATGCATCACGTGGTGGACGCCGCCCGCCAGCTGATGGGGCGATCGGCGGCGGCTCAGGTCGCCGACGCCAACATCGCATTCGTGGCGGGCACCGGCGGAATCATGAGCGAGCAGGTGGCACTGGTGTTGGGAGGCGACTGA
- a CDS encoding Zn-ribbon domain-containing OB-fold protein has product MAEPMPVPEPTPVSQPFWDALAEHRILIQYSPSADRYVFYPRTLAPGTLADDLKWREIDGAATLYTYTVARRPTGPPWVDSLPQLPAVVQWDVGPRFSTELVDVAPDDVRIGMRVTPVFCDLPGTGMTLLRYRPA; this is encoded by the coding sequence ATGGCCGAACCGATGCCGGTGCCCGAACCCACCCCGGTGTCCCAGCCGTTCTGGGACGCCCTCGCCGAGCACCGGATCCTGATCCAGTACTCGCCATCGGCTGATCGCTACGTGTTCTATCCGCGCACGCTCGCACCGGGCACGCTGGCCGACGACCTGAAATGGCGCGAGATCGACGGTGCCGCAACGCTGTACACCTATACCGTGGCACGCCGGCCGACCGGACCGCCGTGGGTTGATTCGCTGCCGCAGCTGCCTGCCGTGGTGCAGTGGGATGTCGGGCCGCGGTTCTCCACCGAGCTGGTGGACGTCGCACCGGACGACGTCCGGATCGGGATGCGCGTCACCCCGGTGTTCTGCGACCTTCCCGGCACCGGAATGACCCTGCTGCGGTATCGCCCGGCATGA